In a genomic window of Cyclopterus lumpus isolate fCycLum1 chromosome 13, fCycLum1.pri, whole genome shotgun sequence:
- the LOC117741730 gene encoding olfactory receptor 10J4-like, whose amino-acid sequence MMMINSTLVSYFTFGAYVDTGMFKYLWFMIIMCFYVVILCTNVLLIVVICMNRSLHEPMYLFLCSLFVNELFGSSGLFPFLLVQILSDIHTVSAPLCFLQIFCLYTYANVQFYNLAVMSYDRYLAICYPLQYNTRMAFNKVTMLIAVTWLIPLLNIVVMISLSASLQLCGNIIDRLFCDNYSVVKLGCSDTTVNNIYGLMYTFIVLFGLAIIIFYSYMRILRVCFSGSKQTRQKAISTCTPHLASLLNFSFGCFFEIIQGRFDMNGAPIMLRIFLSLYFLTCQPLFNPLMYGLNLTKIRIICKSLVFGKM is encoded by the coding sequence atgatgatgataaactCCACACTGgtttcatatttcacttttGGTGCCTATGTTGACACCGGgatgtttaaatatttgtggTTCATGAttatcatgtgtttttatgttgtaaTTCTTTGCACCAATGTGTTGCTCATTGTGGTGATCTGTATGAACAGAAGCTTACATGAACCTATGTAcctttttctctgcagcctGTTTGTAAATGAACTGTTTGGTAGTTCAGGGTTGTTTCCATTCCTTCTGGTTCAGATCCTCTCTgacattcacactgtttctgCTCCACTTTGTTTCCTGCAGATCTTCTGTTTGTACACTTATGCAAATGTACAATTTTATAATTTAGCCGTCATGTCTTATGACAGATATCTTGCTATTTGTTATCCTCTACAATATAACACACGTATGGCATTTAATAAGGTTACCATGCTTATTGCTGTAACATGGTTAATCCCTCTTCTTAATATTGTAGTCATGATTTCTTTGAGTGCATCTTTACAGCTGTGTGGGAACATTATTGACAGATTGTTCTGCGATAACTATTCTGTTGTGAAACTGGGCTGTTCTGACACGACAGTCAACAACATCTATGGACTCATGTACACTTTCATTGTATTATTTGGTCTTGCAATAATAATCTTTTACTCGTACATGAGGATCCTGAGAGTTTGTTTCTCTGGTTCTAAACAGACACGACAGAAAGCCATCAGTACCTGCACACCTCACCTCGCCTCCCTGCTCAACTTCTCCTTTGGGTGTTTCTTTGAAATAATACAAGGCAGATTTGATATGAACGGAGCACCCATTATGTTGCGCATCTTTTTATCTTTATACTTTCTCACTTGCCAACCGCTCTTCAACCCTTTAATGTACGGACTGAATTTGACAAAAATCCGCATCATCTGTAAAAGTCTTGTCTTTGGTAAAATGTAA
- the LOC117741892 gene encoding olfactory receptor 10J4-like encodes MMMINSTLVSYFTFGAYVDTGMFKYLWFMIIMCFYVVILCTNVLLIVVICMNRSLHEPMYLFLCSLFVNELYGSSGLFPFLLVQILSDIHTVSAPLCFLQIFCLYTYANVQFYNLAVMSYDRYLAICYPLQYNTRMAFNKVTMLIAVTWLIPLLNIVVTISLSASLQLCGNIIDRLFCDNYSVVKLGCSDTTVNNIFGLMYTFIVLFGLAIIIFYSYMRILRVCFSGSKQTRQKAISTCTPHLASLLNFSFGCFFEIIQGRFDMNGAPIMLRIFLSLYFLTCQPLFSPLMYGLNLTKIRIICKSLVFGKM; translated from the coding sequence atgatgatgataaactCCACACTGgtttcatatttcacttttGGTGCCTATGTTGACACCGGgatgtttaaatatttgtggTTCATGAttatcatgtgtttttatgttgtaaTTCTTTGCACCAATGTGTTGCTCATTGTGGTGATCTGTATGAACAGAAGCTTACATGAACCTATGTAcctttttctctgcagcctGTTTGTAAATGAACTGTATGGTAGTTCAGGGTTGTTTCCATTCCTTCTGGTTCAGATCCTCTCTgacattcacactgtttctgCTCCACTTTGTTTCCTGCAGATCTTCTGTTTGTACACTTATGCAAATGTACAATTTTATAATTTAGCCGTCATGTCTTATGACAGATATCTTGCTATTTGTTATCCTCTACAATATAACACACGTATGGCATTTAATAAGGTTACCATGCTTATTGCTGTAACATGGTTAATCCCTCTTCTTAATATTGTAGTCACGATTTCTTTGAGTGCATCTTTACAGCTGTGTGGGAACATTATTGACAGATTGTTCTGCGATAACTATTCTGTTGTGAAACTGGGCTGTTCTGACACGACAGTCAACAACATCTTTGGACTCATGTACACTTTCATTGTATTATTTGGTCTTGCAATAATAATCTTTTACTCGTACATGAGGATCCTGAGAGTTTGTTTCTCTGGTTCTAAACAGACCCGACAGAAAGCCATCAGTACCTGCACACCTCACCTCGCCTCCCTGCTCAACTTCTCCTTTGGGTGTTTCTTTGAAATAATACAAGGCAGATTTGATATGAACGGAGCACCCATTATGTTGCGCATCTTTTTATCTTTATACTTTCTCACTTGCCAACCGCTCTTCAGCCCTTTAATGTACGGACTGAATTTGACAAAAATCCGCATCATCTGTAAAAGTCTTGTCTTTGGTAAAATGTAA
- the LOC117741846 gene encoding olfactory receptor 10A6-like yields MKVNSTLSYFILGAYEHVGNLKYLYFMLTAMLYIVIVIVNISLIVVICMNRSLHEPMYLFLCSLFVNELYGSSGLFPFLLVQILSDIHTVSAPLCFLQIFCLYTYGGVELLNLAVMSYDRFLAICYPLQYNTLMTFNKAVIFIAVIWFYSFVKFLITLSLNIRLTFCGSIINSLICSNYLVVKLACSDTQVNNIYGLFGIVLTILVPLLPILFSYMRILKICFCGSKQTRQRAVSTCTPHLASLLNFSFGCFFEIIQSRFDMTNVPRLLRIILSLYFLIIQPLLNPIMFGLQMLIQTF; encoded by the coding sequence ATGAAGGTAAATTCAACTTTATCTTACTTCATTCTTGGAGCTTATGAGCACGTTGGAAATTTGAAGTACTTGTATTTTATGTTAACTGCAATGTTATACATTGTTATAGTTATTGTCAACATATCTCTTATAGTGGTGATCTGTATGAACAGAAGCTTACATGAACCTATGTAcctttttctctgcagcctGTTTGTAAATGAACTGTATGGTAGTTCAGGGTTGTTTCCATTCCTTCTGGTTCAGATCCTCTCTgacattcacactgtttctgCTCCACTTTGTTTCCTGCAGATCTTCTGTTTGTACACTTATGGAGGTGTAGAATTGTTAAATTTAGCCGTGATGTCTTATGACAGATTTCTTGCTATCTGTTATCCTCTACAATATAACACACTTATGACTTTTAACAAAGCGGTTATCTTTATTGCTGTAATatggttttattcttttgtaaaaTTCTTAATTACTTTATCCTTAAACAtccgtttgacattttgtggaaGCATCATAAACAGTCTAATTTGCAGTAACTACCTTGTTGTTAAGTTGGCGTGTTCTGACACTCAAGTGAATAACATTTATGGACTTTTTGGTATTGTTCTCACCATTTTAGTTCCTCTGCTTCCAATCCTTTTCTCGTACATGAGGATCCTTAAGATTTGTTTCTGTGGTTCTAAACAGACCAGACAGAGAGCAGTCAGTACCTGCACACCTCACCTCGCTTCCCTGCTCAACTTCTCCTTTGGCTGCTTCTTTGAAATCATTCAGAGTAGATTTGATATGACCAATGTACCCAGACTGCTGCGAATCATCCTCTCACTGTATTTTCTCATCATTCAGCCACTTTTGAATCCCATCATGTTTGGATTGCAAATGTTAATCCAAACATTCTGA
- the LOC117741879 gene encoding olfactory receptor 10J4-like, producing MMMINSTLVSYFTFGAYVDTGMFKYLWFMIIMCFYVVILCTNVLLIVVICMNRSLHEPMYLFLCSLFVNELYGSSGLFPFLLVQILSDIHTVSAPLCFLQIFCLYTYANVQFYNLAVMSYDRYLAICYPLQYSTRMAFNKVTMLIAVTWLIPLLNIVVTISLSASLQLCGNIIDRLFCDNYSVVKLGCSDTTVNNIYGLMHTFIVLFGLAIIIFYSYMRILRVCFSGSKQTRQKAISTCTPHLASLLNFSFGCFFEIIQGRFDMNGAPIMLRIFLSLYFLTCQPLFSPLMYGLNLTKIRIICKSLVFGKM from the coding sequence atgatgatgataaactCCACACTGgtttcatatttcacttttGGTGCCTATGTTGACACCGGgatgtttaaatatttgtggTTCATGAttatcatgtgtttttatgttgtaaTTCTTTGCACCAATGTGTTGCTCATTGTGGTGATCTGTATGAACAGAAGCTTACATGAACCTATGTAcctttttctctgcagcctGTTTGTAAATGAACTGTATGGTAGTTCAGGGTTGTTTCCATTCCTTCTGGTTCAGATCCTCTCTgacattcacactgtttctgCTCCACTTTGTTTCCTGCAGATCTTCTGTTTGTACACTTATGCAAATGTACAATTTTATAATTTAGCCGTCATGTCTTATGACAGATATCTTGCTATTTGTTATCCTCTACAATATAGCACACGTATGGCATTTAATAAGGTTACCATGCTTATTGCTGTAACATGGTTAATCCCTCTTCTTAATATTGTAGTCACGATTTCTTTGAGTGCATCTTTACAGCTGTGTGGGAACATTATTGACAGATTGTTCTGCGATAACTATTCTGTTGTGAAACTGGGCTGTTCTGACACGACAGTCAACAACATCTATGGACTCATGCACACTTTCATTGTATTATTTGGTCTTGCAATAATAATCTTTTACTCGTACATGAGAATCCTGAGAGTTTGTTTCTCTGGTTCTAAACAGACCCGACAGAAAGCCATCAGTACCTGCACACCTCACCTCGCCTCCCTGCTCAACTTCTCCTTTGGGTGTTTCTTTGAAATAATACAAGGCAGATTTGATATGAACGGAGCACCCATTATGTTGCGCATCTTTTTATCTTTATACTTTCTCACTTGCCAACCGCTCTTCAGCCCTTTAATGTACGGACTGAATTTGACAAAAATCCGCATCATCTGTAAAAGTCTTGTCTTTGGTAAAATGTAA